The following proteins are co-located in the Apium graveolens cultivar Ventura chromosome 5, ASM990537v1, whole genome shotgun sequence genome:
- the LOC141661302 gene encoding secreted RxLR effector protein 161-like, whose product MLPEGCASAICLYKVSPNLCLSLYLGQTPPMVVRSLEVENDPFRPRKEDEDPLGPEVPYLSAIGALMYLANNTRPDIAFAVNLLARFSSNSTKRHWDGIKHILRYLRRTIDLGLFFSNNSKSQLVGYADAGYLSDPHVGRSQTSYLFTYCGTGIAWKSTKQTMAVTSSNHAELLAIHKACRECVWI is encoded by the coding sequence ATGCTACCAGAGGGGTGTGCGTCTGCCATTTGCTTGTATAAGGTTTCCCCGAATCTTTGTTTGTCTCTTTACCTCGGGCAGACTCCACCAATGGTGGTTCGGTCACTTGAAGTTGAAAATGATCCATTTCGTCCCAGAAAAGAAGATGAAGATCCACTTGGACCAGAAGTTCCATATCTCAGTGCAATTGGCGCTCTTATGTACCTCGCAAATAACACACGACCTGATATTGCTTTTGCTGTGAATCTATTAGCAAGATTCAGTTCGAATTCAACTAAAAGACATTGGGATGGAATCAAGCATATATTGAGATATCTTCGCAGGACAATTGATCTTGGATTATTCTTTTCAAATAATTCGAAATCACAACTGGTTGGATATGCAGATGCTGGATACTTATCAGATCCTCATGTTGGACGATCACAGACAAGTTACTTATTCACATATTGCGGTACTGGTATTGCTTGGAAATCTACAAAACAGACCATGGCTGTAACTTCATCAAATCACGCAGAATTACTAGCAATCCATAAAGCATGTAGGGAATGTGTCTGGATATGA